TACCCATGCCGATTTTCGGTCTAGGCTGTCAAAAACCTTGAAAAAACAAGCTATACGGCTGAATTTATTTTGTAAAGAAGATCATGACGTCATCGCTGGAACTCAATGGAAACTTGTCCGAACGCCCTCACATTCTGGTGGTGGATGATGACTCCCGCATCTGCCAGCTCGTTTCCCGCTACCTGATGGCCCAGAGTTTTATTGTAATTACGGCGGGTGACGCACAGCAGGCCCGTGAAGCCATGAAAAGATTTGTTTTTGACGCCCTGATCGTCGATGTCATGATGCCGGGGCAAACGGGCCTGGAGTTCACCCGCGATCTCCGCAAGTCCAGCCGGATTCCCGTCATACTGCTAACAGCGCTGGGAGAGGTGGAAGACCGGATTGCCGGGCTGGAAACCGGGGCAGACGACTACCTGCCCAAACCCTTCGAGCCGAGGGAGTTGGTCCTGCGGCTCAACGCCGTGCTGAGAAGAGCGCCCGCCCGAGCTCAAAAATCGGCTCAATATCAGATCGGGGCATGGTCATTCAGGCCCGAGCGCAGCGAGCTGGAGGGAGAGCAGGGGAATCAGCGTCTGACGACGGTCGAGGCAACTTTGCTGAAAGTATTATGTGAAAATGCCGCACAGCCTTTGAGCCGTCACGACCTCGCTCTGCGCTGCGGCATGGACTCCGCAGGAGAGCGCACCATCGACGTGCAGGTCACCCGTCTGCGCCGGAAAATAGAAGCGGATACCCGCAACCCCCGTCACTTGCTGACCATCAGGGGGAAGGGCTATATGCTTCATGCGGACAAAAAAGATTAGTGGAGCCGTCTGAGAGCATGGGCAAAAAATCATGGATCAAAAATGTTCTGCCGAAAACGCTTCTCGGCCGCTCTTTGTTGATTATGATTACACCCGTATTCCTGATTCAGGTCATTTCAACCTTCATGTTCTTTGATCGTCACTGGAACAAGATGGCCACCCGCCTCTCTTATGCCGTAGCGGGTGAACTGGTGATGCTGGGGACTCTAATTGAAAAAAATCCGGAACCGCAGAACGTTCAGGCTCTGATAGCCCTGGCGGACGACAAGCTCGGCCTGATTATCAGATACGAGGCCGCAGGCGTATTGGATCAGGCAACGCAAGGAAAAGCCTCTGAGCGGTGGGCCGATTATATCGCCCAGACCTTTACTCATGAACTGGCGCAGCAGACGACGAAAAAATTTACCGTCGATGTCGATTTTGAAGAAAAATGGGTCGAGGTCGGAATTCAACTGGAAAAAGGGGTGCTGCGGGC
The sequence above is drawn from the Alphaproteobacteria bacterium genome and encodes:
- a CDS encoding response regulator, which gives rise to MTSSLELNGNLSERPHILVVDDDSRICQLVSRYLMAQSFIVITAGDAQQAREAMKRFVFDALIVDVMMPGQTGLEFTRDLRKSSRIPVILLTALGEVEDRIAGLETGADDYLPKPFEPRELVLRLNAVLRRAPARAQKSAQYQIGAWSFRPERSELEGEQGNQRLTTVEATLLKVLCENAAQPLSRHDLALRCGMDSAGERTIDVQVTRLRRKIEADTRNPRHLLTIRGKGYMLHADKKD